The following proteins are co-located in the Trichormus variabilis 0441 genome:
- a CDS encoding AAA family ATPase codes for MLKQLILENWKSFRYAELPLDPLTVLIGTNASGKSNVVEALEFLQRIARGENVEAALAGDKTLVSIRGGVEWAARKQETGFTLQTLIQGEDETQDYLYTVQIQTIPEVRVIQEQITFENINQDNVVYNKKHLTVKNPIFPTKSGLENLELHVDINDLMQFFPPDQNILLGDKDFLETLNNVLLPFRNKACKFVVASLKNIFILNPIASNMRNYSRLADDLESDASNIAGVLAALPDDLKLEIELTLSTYIKDLPEGDIKKVWAEKVGRFGTDAMLYCQEEWKPGHSTDIDARSMSDGTLRFLAILTALLTRPEGSQIVIEEIDNGLHPSRAKLLVKILREIGSKRNIDILLTTHNPALLDALGPDTVPFVVVAHRDAETGESKLTLLENIDNFSKLFASYSLGEMTTKGAIERSLSHSE; via the coding sequence ATGCTTAAACAACTCATCCTTGAAAATTGGAAAAGTTTCCGTTATGCAGAACTTCCACTCGACCCGTTAACAGTTCTTATTGGTACAAACGCAAGTGGCAAATCTAATGTAGTTGAAGCTTTAGAATTTTTGCAAAGAATAGCTAGAGGCGAAAATGTTGAAGCAGCTTTAGCAGGAGACAAAACACTTGTATCCATTCGTGGCGGTGTTGAGTGGGCTGCTAGAAAACAAGAAACTGGATTTACATTACAAACTTTAATTCAGGGTGAGGATGAAACACAAGATTATTTATATACTGTACAAATACAAACCATACCTGAAGTCAGAGTAATACAAGAACAAATTACATTTGAAAATATAAATCAAGATAATGTAGTCTATAATAAAAAACATCTTACCGTAAAAAACCCTATTTTTCCTACAAAAAGTGGCTTAGAAAATTTAGAACTTCATGTAGATATTAATGATCTCATGCAATTTTTTCCACCAGATCAAAATATTCTATTAGGGGATAAAGATTTTCTAGAAACACTAAATAATGTTCTCTTGCCATTCAGAAATAAAGCTTGTAAGTTTGTTGTTGCCAGTCTAAAAAATATTTTTATCTTAAATCCTATAGCTTCTAATATGCGTAATTATTCCAGACTGGCTGATGATTTAGAAAGTGATGCTTCCAACATTGCAGGTGTTTTAGCAGCATTACCAGATGACCTAAAATTAGAAATTGAATTAACACTATCTACTTATATTAAAGATTTACCAGAAGGTGATATTAAAAAAGTATGGGCAGAGAAAGTTGGTAGATTTGGCACAGATGCCATGCTTTACTGTCAGGAAGAATGGAAACCCGGACATAGCACAGATATTGATGCGAGAAGTATGTCAGATGGAACTCTACGTTTCCTGGCAATTCTCACAGCTTTACTAACTCGACCAGAAGGTAGTCAAATTGTCATTGAGGAAATAGATAACGGTTTACATCCCTCCCGCGCCAAATTACTTGTCAAAATACTCAGAGAGATTGGCAGTAAAAGAAATATTGATATTTTACTTACCACACATAATCCTGCCTTACTTGATGCTTTAGGCCCGGATACAGTTCCATTTGTAGTTGTAGCTCACCGTGATGCAGAAACAGGAGAGAGTAAGCTAACTTTGTTAGAAAATATTGATAATTTTTCCAAGTTATTTGCATCCTATTCCTTAGGTGAAATGACAACTAAGGGGGCAATTGAAAGAAGCCTTTCTCATAGTGAATAA
- a CDS encoding SDR family oxidoreductase, which translates to MSGKIAFVTGATGLLGSNLCRALVSQGWQVKGLVRSLDKAKRFLGDSNIELIQGDIEDVPAFTQALKGVDVVFHTAAFFREYYQPGSDWQKMKRINVDTTIELLQAAEAQGVAKVVFTSSSGVIQTDPHQAATETAPYNKFAEQNLYFKTKILAEQEIYRFLNTSQIDVVMILPGWMMGPGDAAPTSAGQLVLDLLAGKLPGVINGGAALTDVRDVATVMVKAAEKGESGGRYIVAGPLTTMKEIALELEAISGVKAPRMEIPDGMAIAIAWFLEKFTGLTGGVNPMPLAGIQTLLEKAKLSSAKAERDLGATFRPLRETLKDTVLWYQSQGYV; encoded by the coding sequence ATGAGCGGCAAAATAGCTTTTGTGACTGGAGCAACAGGTCTGCTGGGTAGTAATCTTTGCCGAGCGCTTGTATCTCAGGGATGGCAAGTAAAAGGTTTGGTTCGTTCTCTTGATAAAGCCAAACGTTTCCTGGGAGATAGCAACATTGAACTGATTCAGGGTGATATTGAAGATGTACCCGCCTTTACTCAGGCATTAAAGGGAGTAGATGTGGTGTTTCACACGGCAGCTTTTTTTCGGGAGTATTACCAACCGGGTAGTGATTGGCAGAAGATGAAGCGCATTAATGTAGATACCACGATAGAACTTCTGCAAGCAGCAGAGGCGCAGGGGGTAGCAAAGGTGGTGTTTACCTCATCCAGTGGGGTGATCCAAACTGACCCACATCAGGCAGCCACGGAAACCGCACCTTACAATAAATTTGCCGAACAGAATCTTTATTTCAAAACTAAGATTTTGGCAGAACAGGAAATTTACCGCTTTCTCAACACCAGCCAAATAGACGTAGTGATGATTCTGCCTGGTTGGATGATGGGGCCTGGAGATGCTGCACCAACTTCTGCGGGACAACTGGTGTTAGACCTATTGGCAGGTAAACTGCCTGGGGTAATTAATGGTGGTGCTGCATTGACTGATGTACGGGATGTGGCTACGGTTATGGTAAAAGCTGCCGAAAAAGGTGAAAGCGGTGGGCGTTACATCGTAGCGGGGCCACTGACAACCATGAAAGAGATTGCCTTAGAACTGGAAGCGATTTCCGGGGTCAAAGCACCTAGAATGGAAATTCCTGATGGGATGGCGATCGCGATCGCTTGGTTTTTGGAAAAGTTCACAGGTTTAACTGGTGGAGTTAACCCCATGCCACTAGCTGGTATCCAGACTTTACTTGAGAAAGCAAAGTTAAGTTCAGCCAAAGCCGAACGAGATTTAGGCGCAACCTTCCGCCCTTTGAGGGAGACTTTGAAAGATACGGTGTTGTGGTATCAGTCTCAAGGCTATGTATAA